AAACGCCATGCACGCATACCAATTGTTTGCCCGCTTTTAGTCCAAAAGTAGCCAAAAAACACCAAAGTAACAATAACAAGTAGGGCGCTGCGAACGCTTGAGAGCAATAACGAATCTTGAATAAGTGCCGATACATCCTCAGCCCCATTTAAACTAATAACATCAAGGATAATAAGCCCTTGTACAGCAAATAAATAGAGCACTACCGTTAACATAGCAAACGCAACAATGGCTAACGTATCGTAAACTAACGATGCAAAACGGCGCCAAAACCCAGCACGTGGAAACTCACCCGACATAAATATACTCTCACTATTAATATGCGCGCTAGTTTAGCAAAAAAGCGTACAAATACTAAGTGCTATAGTTTAGCGCTATTCTTTTGTGCATTTAGGGGCTAAGCAGTTAATCATAATTATTAGGGGTTGCCTAAATGTTGAGCGGTTGATCATGCTAATGTCATAAAACGCTTGCTGCTAACCCTATTGTTTGTATAATGCTTGGCATAGAGACGAAGGCACATAAATAATCCTGAGCTCTAAAGTGGTTTTTCTTTATCTTCTCGTGTTTAGAAGGTTAAAGAAAAATGATGCCAGCGTGATGAAATTGGTATACATGGGGGATTCAAAATCCCCTGCCGAAAGGCGTGCCGGTTCGAGCCCGGCCGCTGGTACCACTTTTTATAACCTCTGCTAGTTTTAGCAGAGGTTTTTTTATGCCCGAAATTTGTGACGGCGGACTCGATCACCACTCAAGTGGCGCTAATATTAGCCACAGTCCATCTGCTAGGTGAGAATGAACCGAAGCGAAATATCATAGTTGCTTAAATCTACTATATTGGCAGTAAAATTGTAGCTACGACGCCTTTGCTGTCATCTCTATTTACTAAACTCAAACTGCCTTTGTGTTGTTCAATCACGTTACGGCAAAAACTGAGTCCAATGCCTTGGCCTTGTTGTTTAGTTGTATAAAAAGGTACAAATATATTGTCTGGATTTGCAAGGCCATGTCCGTTGTCAGAGATGGTAATGCAGTTCACCGAGTTTTGCGTGCTAATAATTTTTAATGCTATTTTAACCGGGCTGGAGCTGGCTTCTATGGCATTTTTTATCAGGTTAATAATTACTTGATTTAAAAATGCACGATCGGCATTAAAAGTTGAGCAGTTAATGCTACGAGTAAACTCAACCTCAGGGTAAATAGCGCAAACTTGATTGAAAAAAGCCTTACTATTTATGCTAACAATATTGAGTGAAAGGGCTTTATTTATATCACCATAACGGGTTACAAACTCATTTAGGTGATTACAACGCTCACTTATTACGGTTAATGCTTGGGCTTGACGTGGTTCGGTAAGCTTTATTGCGAGGTTTTCAGCCATACCAATCACTGGAGTAAGCGAATTACGAATTTCGTGGCCGAGTACGCGAATTATTTGCTGCCATGCTTGTAGTTGGCTTTCACGAAGAGCAGAGGTGATATTAATCATTACAATAAGTTGATGGCAACTGCCTTGCTCTATAAATTCACTGTGGCGTATTTGCCATTGCTGCGCAGTAATCGCATCGCTAAGTTGCCAATTAGTATCGTGCTTTATAAGTCCTAATGCCTCTGCGCTTGAGTAGCGCAGAGTTTGCCATGGCGTATTTTTAAATTCGCTATATGCGTTGTTGGCGTAACTTAGTTTGTTGTTTTGATCGAGCACCATTATTGGTACATTAAAGTGCTCAATTAGCTGATATACCAAAAATACATGCTGATCATAACGTGATTTTTTCTTAAATAATTCTTCACTTAAAGTAATTAAGCTTTGTTGTAATTGCTTAATGCATCCAATTTGGTAACTTGGTTTAACGAGTTGGTTGTAATCCTCATTCAAAATAGCATCTAGGTGAGCATGGTTACGATTAAAGCTACTTATAATTTTGTTATAAGTACTCATAAACAACTTAAAATAAATAATTAAAAATAGCACTGTAATTGCTACTGAAGTTGCTGTCGACAAGGTAAAGTATTGGCTAATGAAGTAGCAACCAAGTGCAGATAAACAACCGCTTAGTGCAGCAAAGCTTATTAAACTGCGCTCTAATGAAGAGCTAAAAAGCCAGCGTGCTTTCATACAGTAATGCCGTACTTTTCAAGACGACGGTACATAGATGATTTACCTAGCCCTAATAACTTTGCAGCGTTAGGAATGTGACCTTGAGTTTGTTTTAATGCTAAATCAATAAGTTGGCGTTCAGCGCTTTCTAGGGTCATTAACGGTAGCGTATTATTAGCTTGATTATTATTTAGGTTAAGGTGACTCGCACTTAAAGTATCTGTAGTTGCTAATAAAACAGCACGTTCAATAATGTGGCTTAACTCACGTACATTGCCTGGCCAAGAGTAGTGTAATAATGCAAGTTTGGCACAATCAGTAAGCTTTATTAAATTATGATTATACTTTTTGGCGTGATGACTTATAAAGTGCTCACATAGCGGGATTATATCCTCTACACGTTCTCGTAATGGTGGAATAACAAATTCAAGCGTATTTAATCGGTAATATAAATCTTCCCTAAATGCGCTACTAGCGATGAGTTTACTAAAATCCCCATTGGTCGCACTTATAAGCCTAACATTAGCTTTTTTAGTGTAACTTGCACCTACCATTTCGTATTCTTGACTTTCA
The sequence above is drawn from the Pseudoalteromonas espejiana DSM 9414 genome and encodes:
- a CDS encoding sensor histidine kinase → MKARWLFSSSLERSLISFAALSGCLSALGCYFISQYFTLSTATSVAITVLFLIIYFKLFMSTYNKIISSFNRNHAHLDAILNEDYNQLVKPSYQIGCIKQLQQSLITLSEELFKKKSRYDQHVFLVYQLIEHFNVPIMVLDQNNKLSYANNAYSEFKNTPWQTLRYSSAEALGLIKHDTNWQLSDAITAQQWQIRHSEFIEQGSCHQLIVMINITSALRESQLQAWQQIIRVLGHEIRNSLTPVIGMAENLAIKLTEPRQAQALTVISERCNHLNEFVTRYGDINKALSLNIVSINSKAFFNQVCAIYPEVEFTRSINCSTFNADRAFLNQVIINLIKNAIEASSSPVKIALKIISTQNSVNCITISDNGHGLANPDNIFVPFYTTKQQGQGIGLSFCRNVIEQHKGSLSLVNRDDSKGVVATILLPI
- a CDS encoding RDD family protein — encoded protein: MSGEFPRAGFWRRFASLVYDTLAIVAFAMLTVVLYLFAVQGLIILDVISLNGAEDVSALIQDSLLLSSVRSALLVIVTLVFFGYFWTKSGQTIGMRAWRLKVQTLEGNLISWPQSLVRSLCALLGLGNLVVLIDFKNKKALQDYLSKTEVITLTKEENKRIYRELD